A genomic stretch from Marinifilum sp. JC120 includes:
- a CDS encoding flagellar protein FlgN, which produces MIKLIQANLDRQSKAVLLLSMLLQEEFSLLMSKDPHGVTGVELVIQELMRQISAERMSMRAFVQKFDPSAQRLGQILPAIEDGQRKDIEKLLAKIDEYEQKCGMQATKNHQLAQALLEQSSSMLDFLHKEITPKEKNVYSARGRYSNPKPQASLINGRL; this is translated from the coding sequence ATGATCAAGCTTATACAGGCAAATCTTGACAGGCAGTCGAAAGCGGTCTTGTTGCTATCTATGCTTCTTCAGGAAGAATTTTCCTTACTTATGAGCAAAGATCCGCACGGAGTTACCGGAGTAGAACTGGTAATTCAGGAACTTATGAGACAAATTTCCGCAGAGCGCATGTCCATGAGAGCTTTTGTCCAAAAATTTGACCCTTCCGCTCAGCGGCTCGGTCAGATTCTTCCCGCTATCGAGGACGGGCAGCGTAAGGATATTGAAAAACTGCTCGCTAAAATCGATGAATATGAACAAAAGTGCGGCATGCAGGCCACCAAGAATCATCAGCTTGCTCAGGCCCTGCTTGAACAGTCTTCTTCCATGCTGGATTTTCTGCACAAGGAAATCACTCCCAAGGAAAAGAATGTTTACTCTGCACGTGGTCGTTATTCTAATCCCAAGCCTCAGGCTTCATTAATTAACGGGAGGCTGTAA
- a CDS encoding metalloendopeptidase codes for MIDSTMNTANAQAKAESKELQGFKRKLNSLNDRLSGGEDQEKSLRDACKKFEAVFMGKIWQQMRKNVPKSGYLSNRYEQQYTAMFDKDFSEKLAEGGGIGLGDMLYDQLRAKLENASKSTLRGTGNSTALKTLDEVGRQGSVHGTHLAAVNNGKDGMPGIPLPKPGISLEDEDFSFGQRVERKVARENPAGSASTSTASKPMSRTEAMAKIEELARKIEQEHDTKVYVQGVTAEEIGKKLAGI; via the coding sequence ATGATAGACAGCACAATGAATACAGCCAATGCACAGGCCAAAGCTGAAAGCAAGGAACTACAGGGATTCAAGCGTAAGCTTAACTCCCTGAATGACCGTCTTTCAGGTGGGGAAGATCAGGAAAAGTCCCTGCGTGATGCGTGTAAGAAATTCGAAGCAGTCTTTATGGGTAAGATCTGGCAGCAGATGCGTAAGAACGTACCCAAGAGCGGTTATCTGAGTAATCGTTATGAACAGCAGTATACTGCCATGTTCGATAAAGATTTTTCCGAGAAGCTGGCTGAAGGCGGCGGCATCGGATTGGGTGACATGCTTTACGATCAGTTACGCGCCAAGCTTGAAAATGCCAGCAAATCTACCTTGCGTGGTACAGGCAACTCCACTGCACTTAAGACTCTTGATGAAGTAGGGCGTCAGGGTTCCGTTCATGGCACTCATCTGGCTGCCGTTAATAATGGGAAAGATGGCATGCCCGGAATTCCCTTGCCCAAACCCGGAATCTCACTTGAAGATGAAGATTTCAGTTTTGGGCAACGAGTCGAGCGTAAGGTTGCCCGTGAGAATCCAGCAGGTTCCGCTTCTACTTCCACTGCTTCCAAGCCCATGAGCAGGACCGAGGCCATGGCTAAGATTGAAGAGTTGGCTCGTAAGATTGAGCAGGAGCACGACACAAAAGTTTATGTGCAGGGTGTAACGGCTGAAGAAATTGGCAAGAAACTTGCTGGTATATAA
- a CDS encoding flagellar basal body P-ring protein FlgI, giving the protein MKFVNRMNSTTAGLAAAALLLFIVLMSAQPAEAVRLKDISSFSGVRDNDLVGYGLVVGLSGTGDGTNSAFTITSMINMLEKMGVQVDRASIKPKNVAAVMVTAKMPVSARPGAPLDVTVSSIGDSKSLFGGVLLMTPLKGIDGKVYALAQGALTVGGFSAGGEAASASKNVVTVARIPSGATIERSVPFDFNRQQKITINLGISDFGTTMQVVKRINNVVGGSYASAVDASTVDLAIPEHFRGNMVPLMASLENIEIAPDSKAKVVVDEKTGTVVLGRNVRLSKVAIAHGNLQVVIAESVDVSQPGPFAPENAETVASPETDLQVEEDNNKLMLVEGATLQELVDGLNAIGATPRDLISILRTMKVAGALHAELEVI; this is encoded by the coding sequence ATGAAATTCGTTAACAGGATGAACAGCACAACAGCAGGGCTTGCGGCAGCCGCATTGCTTTTGTTCATCGTACTCATGAGCGCGCAGCCCGCTGAAGCGGTCAGGCTGAAAGATATTTCATCTTTCAGCGGCGTCCGTGACAACGATCTGGTCGGTTACGGTTTGGTTGTCGGTCTTTCGGGAACAGGTGACGGAACCAACTCCGCATTCACAATTACTTCCATGATCAACATGCTGGAAAAAATGGGTGTTCAGGTTGACCGTGCTTCCATCAAGCCGAAGAACGTTGCCGCAGTTATGGTTACCGCCAAGATGCCTGTTTCTGCCCGGCCCGGTGCACCACTTGATGTTACTGTCTCATCTATTGGTGACAGTAAGTCCCTGTTTGGCGGCGTACTGCTGATGACTCCCCTTAAAGGTATTGACGGTAAGGTTTATGCTCTTGCTCAGGGCGCGCTTACTGTTGGTGGTTTCTCAGCAGGCGGCGAAGCTGCCAGTGCATCCAAGAACGTGGTTACCGTGGCGCGTATTCCTTCCGGTGCCACCATCGAACGTTCTGTTCCTTTTGATTTTAATCGTCAGCAAAAAATAACCATTAATCTCGGTATTTCTGATTTCGGAACTACCATGCAGGTTGTGAAGAGAATTAATAATGTGGTCGGTGGTTCTTATGCCAGTGCAGTGGATGCTTCCACAGTTGACCTGGCTATTCCTGAGCATTTCCGAGGTAATATGGTTCCGCTCATGGCCTCTCTTGAGAATATTGAAATTGCTCCTGACTCCAAGGCTAAGGTTGTGGTTGATGAGAAAACAGGAACTGTGGTTCTTGGTCGCAACGTGCGCTTGAGTAAGGTCGCCATTGCTCACGGTAATTTGCAGGTTGTCATTGCAGAAAGCGTGGACGTAAGTCAGCCCGGACCCTTTGCTCCTGAAAATGCTGAGACTGTGGCTTCTCCCGAAACCGATCTTCAGGTTGAGGAAGATAACAACAAGTTAATGCTTGTCGAAGGCGCAACCTTGCAGGAACTGGTCGACGGACTCAATGCCATCGGTGCAACTCCGCGTGACCTCATCTCGATTCTGAGAACAATGAAGGTAGCCGGAGCATTGCATGCAGAGCTTGAGGTAATCTAG
- the flgH gene encoding flagellar basal body L-ring protein (part of the basal body which consists of four rings L, P, S, and M mounted on a central rod), with protein MKKSMLAIMLLSAVCAGCSPAKQAPTPMPVMTPPVQYEPEPMNNPGSLFASTDSEYLFDDNRARRIGDIVVVTVTETSKGKHTSNSKAEKENTTDLSVSSFSAGLATAVDPFNMKGGAGNTPLIGSAQSNKFKSTGETKNESTLTASVACRVVRVLPGNVMQVEGARQVRINDETQVLVVRGLLRHRDIGPSNTVASSYLADAHIEVYGRGILADKQRPGWLSRILDNVWPF; from the coding sequence ATGAAAAAATCAATGCTGGCAATTATGCTTCTTTCAGCCGTATGCGCTGGGTGTTCTCCTGCCAAGCAGGCACCGACCCCCATGCCGGTTATGACTCCGCCTGTCCAGTACGAACCGGAACCCATGAACAATCCCGGTTCTCTTTTTGCGTCTACTGATTCCGAATATCTTTTTGATGACAACAGGGCGCGCCGGATCGGCGATATCGTAGTTGTCACTGTTACTGAAACCAGCAAGGGTAAGCATACTTCGAATTCAAAGGCTGAAAAAGAGAATACTACGGATCTGAGCGTATCCAGTTTTAGTGCCGGTCTTGCTACTGCAGTTGATCCTTTCAATATGAAAGGTGGTGCCGGGAATACACCGCTTATCGGTTCCGCACAGTCCAACAAATTTAAAAGTACCGGTGAAACCAAGAATGAATCGACCCTAACAGCTTCTGTTGCTTGCAGGGTGGTCAGGGTTCTTCCCGGTAATGTGATGCAAGTTGAAGGGGCACGTCAGGTTCGTATTAACGATGAAACACAGGTGCTGGTCGTACGCGGCCTACTCCGTCATCGTGATATCGGTCCCAGCAACACCGTGGCATCAAGTTATCTTGCTGATGCACACATCGAAGTCTACGGGCGCGGCATTCTTGCTGACAAGCAGAGACCCGGATGGCTTTCCAGAATTCTTGATAATGTCTGGCCCTTCTAA
- the flgA gene encoding flagella basal body P-ring formation protein FlgA, with the protein MTKADFINMVRRFALMFVVVAGVAVFAAAPASATKQNTNWRIKIKSAAVVKGPRVVLGDVAEFYGDLPAQTKADLSQVELWNAPVRGRKPVTVNRSKLRVILQHYLGELVGNCIIPATLTMQTGGKVMTQEQLKRAVVKVLTPQAAALGGDQKFREFKIPTHLFFNDSMDSLRVQIPRALKPGSNGFRMEVVSVDGRVLRQLSGSVFVDIWKPVPCPIRPLNRKEIVTPDLITWKSKNMAHLGNRVWDGKGGPWRIKIPIGTGQPIMRSSIEPAPVIARGDKVTLLFRSKHLKLTVPVEALEDGGVGQTITVRNLQSKRKVVATVVNAQTVQVK; encoded by the coding sequence ATGACTAAGGCAGATTTTATAAATATGGTTCGCAGGTTTGCGCTGATGTTTGTTGTTGTGGCAGGAGTGGCTGTTTTTGCTGCTGCTCCGGCTTCGGCCACAAAGCAGAACACCAACTGGCGGATCAAGATTAAGTCTGCCGCCGTAGTCAAAGGTCCGAGAGTGGTGCTTGGCGATGTTGCCGAATTTTACGGCGACCTCCCGGCGCAGACCAAGGCTGACCTTTCACAGGTTGAGCTGTGGAATGCTCCTGTCAGAGGACGTAAGCCGGTCACAGTGAATCGCAGTAAGCTCAGGGTTATCTTGCAGCATTATCTTGGTGAATTGGTCGGTAATTGTATTATTCCCGCTACTTTGACCATGCAGACCGGCGGCAAGGTCATGACTCAAGAGCAGCTTAAAAGGGCGGTTGTCAAAGTCTTGACTCCTCAGGCAGCAGCTTTGGGTGGTGACCAGAAGTTCAGAGAATTCAAAATTCCTACCCACCTCTTTTTCAATGATTCCATGGATAGTTTGAGGGTCCAGATCCCCCGGGCCCTTAAGCCGGGTAGTAATGGTTTCAGGATGGAGGTGGTCAGTGTGGACGGACGGGTGTTACGGCAATTATCCGGTTCGGTTTTCGTGGATATCTGGAAGCCTGTACCCTGTCCGATTCGTCCTCTGAACCGGAAAGAGATTGTGACCCCTGATTTAATTACTTGGAAGAGTAAGAATATGGCTCATCTGGGCAATCGGGTCTGGGATGGAAAGGGCGGGCCGTGGCGCATTAAGATTCCCATAGGGACCGGGCAGCCCATCATGCGTTCATCCATTGAACCCGCACCCGTTATCGCAAGGGGTGATAAGGTCACTCTTTTGTTTAGAAGTAAGCATCTGAAGCTTACTGTTCCGGTGGAAGCCCTTGAAGACGGCGGTGTTGGTCAGACTATCACGGTACGCAATTTGCAAAGTAAGCGTAAAGTGGTTGCGACAGTTGTCAATGCCCAGACTGTTCAGGTTAAGTAA
- the flgG gene encoding flagellar basal-body rod protein FlgG, translated as MMRSLWTAATGMVAQQSHIDVLSNNLANVNTQGFKKSRVEFEDLMYQTMRIAGSETQGGNKLPTGMQIGMGVKEVSIHKFFSQGSFESTGNPLDVAIEGQGFFRIDRNGEEAYTRAGAFKLDNEGRVVTSNGYALQPEFIVPPEAVNVVISENGHFAALDKNGIELAAVDIPIYDFINEAGLNAAGKNLYLETEASGAPVEGTPGDDRFGTLAQGYLEGSNVELVDEMVGLIVGQRAYETNSKAITTSDSMLQTAINVKR; from the coding sequence ATGATGCGCTCACTCTGGACCGCGGCCACAGGTATGGTTGCCCAGCAGTCTCACATCGATGTTCTTTCCAACAACCTTGCCAACGTGAACACTCAGGGGTTCAAAAAAAGCAGGGTGGAGTTCGAAGACCTCATGTACCAGACCATGAGAATTGCCGGTTCTGAAACTCAAGGCGGCAACAAGCTACCCACAGGTATGCAGATTGGTATGGGTGTAAAAGAGGTCAGCATTCACAAATTCTTCAGTCAGGGATCTTTTGAAAGTACCGGGAACCCCCTTGATGTCGCTATTGAAGGACAGGGTTTTTTCCGCATCGACCGTAACGGCGAAGAGGCATACACCCGTGCCGGTGCATTCAAACTCGACAATGAAGGCCGCGTGGTCACTTCCAATGGTTATGCCTTGCAGCCTGAGTTTATCGTTCCGCCGGAAGCCGTGAACGTGGTTATTTCTGAAAACGGCCATTTCGCCGCTCTGGATAAAAACGGTATAGAACTGGCTGCTGTTGATATTCCCATTTATGACTTTATCAACGAAGCCGGGCTCAATGCCGCAGGTAAAAACCTTTATCTGGAAACCGAAGCTTCTGGTGCTCCAGTAGAAGGAACTCCCGGTGATGACCGTTTCGGTACTCTTGCTCAGGGTTACCTTGAAGGCTCCAACGTTGAACTGGTTGATGAAATGGTCGGACTTATTGTCGGGCAGAGGGCTTATGAGACTAACTCCAAAGCCATTACCACTTCAGATTCCATGCTTCAGACCGCCATTAACGTGAAACGATAG
- the flgF gene encoding flagellar basal-body rod protein FlgF — translation MRSSIFSALFGAMSNEHRIDISANNLANVNTTGFKRDNCAFQDTFIRFAHDNVADAKTYLRDKDLLPEAKIMARPRLSEEVIDMSQGSFQKTENPLDLAIRGDGFFKVQKGDGTYLTRSGAFTLTPEGTLITEQGYPIMANGGEVNLPPRSNVVIDGEGVIYADGQEVAKLDFVQPADYRELKKNGENLFVNEGDEVPAEGEVVQGYIEKSNVEVVNEMVAMIECQRSFEMYQKMITTTDQLDQKVIQQVGRAMM, via the coding sequence ATGCGATCCAGTATTTTCAGTGCCCTTTTTGGGGCCATGTCCAACGAACATAGGATTGATATTAGCGCCAATAATTTGGCGAACGTCAATACTACCGGCTTTAAACGTGACAACTGTGCTTTTCAGGACACGTTTATCAGGTTCGCCCATGACAATGTGGCTGATGCCAAAACTTATCTCAGGGATAAAGACCTATTGCCGGAAGCAAAAATCATGGCCCGTCCCAGACTTTCCGAAGAAGTGATCGACATGTCTCAGGGTTCTTTTCAGAAAACCGAGAATCCTCTGGATCTCGCCATCCGTGGTGATGGTTTTTTCAAGGTCCAGAAGGGCGACGGAACCTATCTTACTAGAAGCGGTGCCTTTACTCTTACTCCTGAAGGAACCCTTATAACCGAACAGGGCTACCCGATCATGGCTAACGGTGGGGAAGTCAACCTTCCGCCACGTTCCAATGTGGTGATTGACGGGGAAGGTGTGATTTACGCTGACGGCCAGGAAGTTGCCAAGCTCGATTTTGTACAGCCCGCAGATTACCGCGAACTTAAGAAGAACGGGGAAAACCTTTTTGTGAATGAAGGGGACGAAGTTCCCGCTGAAGGCGAGGTTGTGCAGGGCTACATTGAGAAATCCAATGTTGAAGTCGTTAATGAAATGGTTGCGATGATCGAGTGTCAGCGCAGCTTTGAAATGTACCAGAAAATGATTACCACCACCGACCAGCTTGACCAGAAGGTTATCCAGCAGGTTGGTCGTGCAATGATGTAA
- a CDS encoding ribosome maturation factor RimP — protein sequence MEQGSLAKKVSQFVEPTIESMGLTLWGVEVTSANRPAVIIYIDSEKGVSIEQCAEVSRDVGLMLEAEEVIDSAYVLEVSSPGLERKFFKPEQMSAYIGKKMDIALVFSIEGRKKFKGLLQETNEEGLLLKLEDQEDPIKIEWDRIKKAKLIHEFK from the coding sequence GTGGAACAGGGCTCATTAGCCAAAAAAGTAAGCCAGTTCGTGGAGCCTACCATTGAATCAATGGGGCTGACCCTCTGGGGCGTGGAAGTGACTTCCGCCAACCGCCCTGCTGTTATCATTTATATTGACAGCGAAAAAGGCGTAAGCATTGAACAGTGCGCAGAAGTAAGCAGGGACGTAGGTCTCATGCTTGAAGCCGAAGAAGTAATCGACAGCGCATACGTTCTTGAAGTTTCCTCTCCCGGACTGGAAAGAAAATTTTTCAAACCGGAGCAGATGTCCGCTTACATCGGTAAGAAAATGGACATCGCCCTCGTATTTTCTATTGAAGGCCGTAAAAAGTTCAAAGGACTTCTTCAGGAAACTAACGAGGAAGGGCTCCTGCTCAAGCTGGAAGATCAGGAAGATCCCATCAAAATAGAATGGGATAGAATAAAGAAAGCAAAACTCATCCACGAGTTTAAATAA
- the nusA gene encoding transcription termination/antitermination protein NusA — translation MGSELKKAIDQISKDRGIDRDLLIDTLEEAVRSSVARKYGDAMDIEVNFNEDAGEIEVYQFKVVAEEVEDEISEITLEEAKAHDPNVQLDDEMGFKLKIEDLGRIAAQSAKQVIIQRMRDAEQEIIYDEFKNRMHEIVSGIIQRRDRTGWIINLGRTEAVLPKGEQIPRERYKRGDRVQAFIIDVQKESRGPQITVSRSHPEYMTSLFKREVPEVDDATVKIMGVARDPGLRAKVAVNSLDRDVDPVGACVGIRGSRIQNIVQELRGERIDIVVWSQDIAMYAQNALSPAVITRIAVDEDEKTLEVVVPDDQLTVAIGRKGQNVKLASRLLGWKIDVFTESRYGEINAASKGLDQLASVAEIPVDNFFSAGFETVSQVANASEEILLSISGMTSSKVSDMKSAIMLLGIGDLEDEEIEEIEEIETEAPVETEESVEEPETETSAQVEEQVEDSVNEESETQTSENE, via the coding sequence ATGGGTTCTGAACTCAAAAAAGCGATTGACCAGATCAGCAAGGACCGTGGGATCGACAGAGACCTGCTCATCGATACCCTTGAAGAAGCGGTACGTTCTTCAGTGGCCCGCAAATATGGCGACGCCATGGATATCGAAGTCAACTTCAATGAAGATGCCGGTGAAATCGAAGTATACCAGTTCAAGGTAGTTGCCGAGGAAGTTGAAGACGAGATCAGCGAGATCACCCTCGAGGAAGCAAAGGCACATGATCCCAACGTGCAGCTTGACGACGAAATGGGCTTCAAGCTCAAAATCGAAGATTTGGGCAGAATAGCCGCTCAGTCAGCCAAGCAGGTCATCATCCAGCGTATGCGTGATGCGGAACAGGAAATCATCTACGATGAATTCAAAAACCGCATGCATGAAATCGTCAGCGGCATCATTCAGCGTCGTGACCGTACCGGTTGGATCATCAACCTCGGCCGCACCGAAGCTGTCCTGCCCAAGGGCGAGCAGATTCCCCGTGAAAGATACAAACGTGGCGACCGGGTTCAGGCATTCATCATTGATGTCCAGAAAGAATCCCGTGGTCCACAGATCACAGTATCCCGCTCCCACCCCGAGTACATGACTTCACTTTTTAAAAGGGAAGTACCTGAAGTGGATGACGCAACCGTCAAAATCATGGGCGTTGCCCGTGATCCGGGACTGCGCGCCAAAGTGGCAGTTAACTCCCTTGACCGTGATGTCGATCCTGTCGGCGCATGCGTCGGTATCCGCGGTTCCCGCATCCAGAACATTGTTCAGGAACTGCGCGGCGAACGCATTGATATCGTTGTCTGGAGTCAGGATATAGCCATGTACGCCCAGAACGCACTTTCCCCTGCGGTCATCACCAGAATCGCAGTGGATGAAGACGAGAAGACCCTTGAAGTGGTTGTTCCCGACGATCAGCTGACTGTTGCAATCGGACGCAAAGGGCAGAACGTAAAACTCGCTTCAAGGCTGCTGGGTTGGAAAATAGACGTATTTACTGAAAGCCGCTACGGCGAAATAAACGCCGCAAGCAAGGGCCTTGACCAGCTGGCAAGTGTTGCCGAAATTCCGGTGGACAACTTTTTCTCCGCCGGTTTCGAAACCGTAAGTCAGGTAGCCAACGCTTCCGAGGAAATTCTCCTGTCTATTTCCGGCATGACTTCCTCTAAAGTTTCCGACATGAAGTCCGCAATCATGCTGCTGGGTATCGGCGATCTTGAAGATGAAGAAATTGAAGAGATTGAAGAAATAGAAACCGAAGCTCCTGTAGAAACAGAAGAGTCGGTAGAAGAACCTGAAACCGAAACTTCTGCACAAGTGGAAGAACAGGTTGAAGATTCTGTCAACGAAGAGTCTGAAACTCAGACTTCAGAAAATGAATAA
- a CDS encoding DUF448 domain-containing protein, translated as MDSTEKHVPTRSCVICRQRFAKEELFRFVVGKGASDSELIPDEKKVMQGRGYYICDNEKCLERLKFFRPRKKNFRG; from the coding sequence ATGGACAGCACAGAAAAACATGTACCCACTAGGTCATGTGTCATTTGCAGGCAGCGTTTTGCCAAAGAAGAACTGTTCAGGTTCGTTGTGGGCAAGGGGGCTTCCGACAGCGAGCTTATTCCGGATGAAAAAAAGGTAATGCAGGGTCGCGGATACTATATTTGCGACAATGAAAAATGCCTTGAAAGATTAAAATTTTTTCGACCACGGAAGAAGAACTTCAGGGGGTAG